In the genome of Candidatus Eisenbacteria bacterium, one region contains:
- a CDS encoding restriction endonuclease subunit S, producing MGGEWDTATIDEVAERVAMGPFGSSIKVETFVAQGVPVISGQHLHGFRLDETSGFNFLSPEHANRLKNANVQKGDIIFTHAGNIGQVSYIPESSEYERYVISQRQFYMRCNRQRVIPEFVVYYFNTPEGRHKLLANTSQVGVPSIAQPVTYLRTIEIPLPPLPEQRAIAHILGTLDDKIELNRRMNDTLEAIAQPIFKSWFVNFDPVRAKMEGHWKKGENLPCLPARLWDLFPDSFEDSELGDIPRGWKVQRLGDIIELAYGKALKEENRRVGSIPVFGSNGQVGWHDQKLVDGPGIIVGRKGNPGIVTWAPTDFFAIDTTFYVVPKNECGSLHFLYYALLGHDLASLGADSAVPGLNRNLAYMNLQVSPQSNVIEGFDRQVKPLFDKTYANKRESRTLAALRDTLMPKLITGELRLKDAEKIVGKS from the coding sequence CGCAGGGCGTGCCTGTCATTAGTGGTCAACACCTTCACGGTTTCAGGCTTGATGAGACATCCGGATTCAACTTCCTGAGCCCAGAACACGCAAATCGCCTTAAGAACGCTAATGTGCAAAAAGGCGACATTATTTTCACTCACGCTGGTAACATTGGACAGGTTTCGTACATTCCAGAAAGCTCGGAATACGAACGTTATGTCATTTCTCAGCGCCAGTTCTATATGCGATGTAACCGTCAACGTGTAATACCTGAGTTTGTCGTTTACTATTTCAATACACCTGAGGGCAGGCACAAGCTCCTTGCTAATACGTCTCAGGTCGGCGTTCCATCAATCGCTCAGCCGGTGACATATCTGCGTACGATTGAGATTCCACTGCCGCCCCTCCCCGAACAACGTGCCATTGCCCACATCCTCGGCACATTGGACGACAAGATCGAACTGAACCGGCGGATGAATGATACATTGGAGGCTATCGCACAACCAATCTTTAAGTCGTGGTTTGTAAACTTCGATCCCGTCCGCGCTAAAATGGAGGGCCACTGGAAAAAAGGCGAAAACCTACCCTGCCTCCCCGCCCGCCTGTGGGACCTCTTCCCTGACAGCTTCGAGGATTCGGAGTTGGGAGATATTCCGAGAGGGTGGAAGGTCCAACGACTTGGAGACATTATCGAGCTTGCATATGGCAAGGCGCTCAAGGAAGAAAACCGCCGTGTCGGGTCGATCCCGGTTTTTGGTTCAAACGGTCAGGTCGGTTGGCACGATCAGAAACTTGTCGATGGTCCCGGGATCATCGTGGGGCGGAAGGGTAACCCAGGCATTGTAACCTGGGCGCCAACGGACTTTTTCGCAATAGACACAACGTTCTACGTCGTACCGAAAAACGAATGCGGAAGCCTCCACTTTCTTTATTACGCGCTTCTTGGGCATGACCTGGCTTCACTCGGAGCGGACTCCGCGGTACCTGGGTTGAACCGCAATCTCGCATATATGAACTTGCAGGTCTCGCCCCAATCTAACGTGATAGAAGGATTCGACAGACAAGTTAAGCCGCTATTTGATAAGACCTACGCAAACAAACGTGAATCCCGTACACTCGCCGCCCTGCGCGACACACTGATGCCCAAGCTCATCACTGGCGAGCTGCGGTTGAAGGATGCGGAAAAGATTGTGGGGAAAAGCTGA
- a CDS encoding four helix bundle suffix domain-containing protein, whose amino-acid sequence MASATSKKTELKLTGVARASLEELLLDYEDFLRQRGLRLWNKDSPEALAVRGKYKSDPSDRSDLSDGSDPYCIASSSPEVAANTIICLINQASYLLGRQLQKLEQQFLNEGGFTERLYRERQQRKRS is encoded by the coding sequence ATGGCGTCCGCCACATCGAAGAAGACCGAACTCAAACTCACCGGCGTGGCCAGGGCCAGCCTTGAGGAATTGCTACTGGACTATGAGGACTTCTTGCGCCAGCGTGGATTGCGCCTCTGGAACAAGGACTCGCCGGAGGCGCTGGCGGTGAGGGGGAAGTACAAGTCAGACCCGTCGGACAGGTCTGACCTGTCCGACGGGTCTGACCCCTACTGCATTGCCTCGTCTTCGCCAGAGGTGGCAGCGAACACAATCATCTGCCTGATTAATCAGGCGAGTTATTTGTTGGGGCGGCAGTTACAGAAACTCGAACAACAATTTCTTAATGAAGGTGGTTTCACGGAGCGCCTTTACCGCGAGCGGCAGCAGAGAAAAAGGTCATGA